The segment GCATTTTTGCGATGTGATTCAATATAGCGTGCCATACACATGTATGGCCGGCGCGTCCGCGCCGAAAGGCTGCGAATGCAGACTTTACGCGAATATTATACCGCAAGAAAAAATGCTTGCTCGCAAGGGCATTTTTGCGATGTGATTCAATATAGCGTGCCATACGCATGTATGGCCGGCGCGTCCGCGCCGAAAGGCTGCGAATGCAGACTTTACGCGAATATTATACCATAAAAATGAGGGCCTATCTGCAGCTTCTCAGATACGCCCCCCTTCTTCGTCCGTTTATTGTGCGGTTTCCGCCCCAGGTCCACTGAGGCATTGCTTTCCCGTATGGTCTATAGTGTAATCGTCCCGCATTATCAGGTCAGACACCTTCACGAACGTATACCCCTGTTCCTTTAAGGCCTCTATTATCGCGGGCAGCGCCTCTGGCGTATTTTTTGCCCCGTTATGAAAAAGCACTATCGAGCCCGGCCCCACCTTTGAGAGCACGCGCTTTTTTATCTCCTCAGGCGATATATCCTTCCAATCAAGACTGTCAACATCCCACTGTATGCTGAAGTACCCGTTTTCGCGCATCGTTTTTATAAGCCTATCGTTATAATCGCCGTAAGGCGGACGGAACAGGTCCGGATACACGCCCGTTACTGCAGCTATCTTCCCTGCGCATTCGCCAACGTCCGCCGTGATCTCTTCGGCAGACATCTTGCTCATATGGCCGTGCGTGTCGGAATGGTTCATTATATCATGTCCCGCGTCGTGAAGCTCCTTTACCGATTCGGGATAGCTTTCAGCCCAGCCGCCTGTAACGAAGAATGTCACGGGTATGTCGTATTTATCGAATATTTCGACGAGCGCGTGAGTATCTTCGTTTCCCCATGCCGCGTCAAATGTAAACGCCACCTTCTTTTCATCCGTGTCAACGCAGTATATCGGAAGCTCGCGCCCCGCCACGGCCGACGCGACGAGCGACTTGGCCGCAGGAAAATTTGCCAAAAGCAGCGAAAAAACGAGTATCGCCGCGCACGCTGATAAAAGCCCCCGCCTTCCCAGCACATAATAACGCATATATATCATCCTTTCAGCTATGATGATACATCCTTATGCGCCGTGCGCCGCGATAATGCGCAATTTAAATAATAATTTAAATAATAATATAAAAAACCTCCCGCGACTTTGATTTTCGCGGAAGGCTTTCTCCCTATGCTTGAAGAAGGCAGGGGGCAGACAGCACAGAGGACAGCATCTTTCCCCATCAAAAGGCGGTAGCCGCCATGCCCCGCAGCGCCTGCGAGAACCGGCAGATCAATACCGTAGGGGACAAGACTTTCCCGCCCCCTTCAGAATAGTATCCCTTCTTCCAGTTTCTTTTAATTCAAAGGTATCGGCTTACTCCGTTACCCTGGCCAGCTGTTTTCTCAAGGCTTCCACCTGCTCATTCTTCGCCGCCAGCCATTCCTTACAGGTCTCATAGTTTTCTGCATTCTTTTCGGCTTTCTCTGTCGCCTTGGCCAGCTGTTCCCTCAAGGATTCCATCTGCTCATCCTTCGCCACCAGCCATTCCTTACAGGTCTCATAGTTTTCCGCATTCTTTTCGGCTTTCTCTGTCGCCTTGGCCAGCTGTTCCCTCAAGGATTCCAACTGCTTATCCTTCGCCGCCAGCCATTCCTTGCCGGTCTCATAGTTGGAGCGGTATTGCTCCGCTCTGGCCAGGATCTGCTCCGCATTATCGCGGGCTGCAGCCAGCTGCTCTGTCAGCGCTTCCAGTTTCCTGTCCTTTTCCGCCAGCCAGCTTTTACTTTTCTCATAGTTTTCCGCATTCTTTTCGGCTTTCTCTGCTACGCCGGCCAGCTGTTCCCTCAAGGCTTCCAGCTGCTTATCCTTCTCCGCCAGCCATTCCTTTCCCGCCTCATAGTTGGAGCGGTATTGCTCCGCTCTGGCCAGGATCTGCTCCGCATTCTCGCGGGCGGCAGCCAACTGCTCAGTCAGCATTTCCAGTTTCCTGTCTTTTTCTGTAAGCCAGCTTTTACTTGTCTCATAGTTTTCCGCATTCTTTTCGGCTTTCTCCGTTACGCCGGCCAGCTGTTTCCTTAAGGCTTCCAGCTGCTCATCCTTCTCCGCCAGCCATTGTTTACTGACTGCGTAATTCTTATAATATTGATTGACCCTGTCCACAAGCGCCAAATTAGCGGACAAAAGAGTCTCTAGCGTCAGTTTGCTTTCCGGGGCTTTTTCCTTTGGGAAAAACAGAAGATTGGCACTCTCCAAATCAACGGGGATATAGTTTCTTGCCTGAAGAAATTCCAACACCGTTGAGACCGATGTTCCTCCGCACTCTACCCACAGAACAGGACGGTCTTTCTCAAGGATGGCAGTCATCCCTTTCAGTACAGAAACCTCGAATCCTTCCGTATCGATTTTTACGAGGTCAATTTCGCGAAGCTTTAACTGCTTGGCGATACTGTCCAAGGTTTTGACCTCAGCTGTTTTCCCATCTTCTTCCGAATCGGAAAACTGAAAGGTCGTTGCTCCCAGATTATCCACTTCAAAATGTGTTACATGCGCGAACCCGGGCTTCTCTCCCGCTGCGGCACAAATGGGCAGAACATTAGAAAGCTTGTTTTGCTCCACATTCTCTTTCAGGAATGCATAATTGTCCGGGAAAGGCTCCAAGGAAATGATCCTCGCCTCCGGGAAAAAGCCGGCCCAAAACAGAGTGTGATTACCCAAATTTGCTCCGACATCCAGAATACATTTAGGCGATGCAAGCATAGGACTCCATTTGGATAAGATATAAGCCTCATAGAAGTCTTGGGTGCGCTCGATCGTATTAAGTATATAGTCGCCCTCATACCCGGTGATTAGAAGGTTTTTTAAAGAAACTGTTTTCTTTTCCATCCCGCTCACCCTTCTTCTGTTTGCCCTTCGATCAGCGCGATCTCTTTAGCGATGGTGTGTTCCTTGGATGTCTGGTTTCTCACCCGCTCCGCCGCTGCCGCGGACAACCGTTGGAAGAGAGCGGGATCGTTGTACAGCCGCTCGATGGCGTCGGCGACGCCCATATAGTCTTCCGGCGGAACTAGGATACCGCAGGTATCGTCCATGAATTCTGGGATAGCCGTGCAGTTGTTCGCAATGGGAACCAGGCCGGAGCTCATGGCCTCATCACGTGATACACCATGGGAATCCCAGCGTGTGGTTGCTATATAGACGCCATGTGTTTTATGAAGTGATGCGATTTCATCCTGGCGCAAAAAAACGGGATGGAGATGAACATTGGGAAAACATTTTAGCGGGCCATTATCTGTGTCAAAATTTGATCCTTGTCCATAAATATCAATCTCAATATTCTTAAAGAAATCCCTTTTCGACAATTCAAGAATTGCCATCGTCGTCAAATCGTTTGCATACTTTTTACTTGAGAATGGTTTAATCGTTAGAATTCTCTTGCGCTGCTCTATGTCTTTAGGAACATAGCTAAAACGAGAGCTATCAATTAAATTATGAATTACACTATAGTCTTTCTCTTCAAAGCGGACCTTATAGTCTTCTGCAATTTCATTCGCAAAATAATGGGATACATAGACAAAATGGATTGCATCTGTTTTCTTTTGCGCTTCAAATACTTCTTTCCATAATTCCACTCGTTTTTCGGATATCTGCTTTTCCTTCTCCAGATCCTCTTCTGAATCGTAGTTGAATGTTCTTCTCCACCATGGCTGAATGTCTGCGCCGTGGCTCCAGATCACGAGACGGATCCGATCAAGATAGTATTTCAAAACCTCCCACATATCCCGGTCCAGAAAATGGACGCAGACGGTTTCAATAGTGCCGGTGTCGAGGATCCCCTTCAGCTCTCCGGCCTTCCCCTCGATCACGTTGATCCCCTCGAATTCCCGATAGCCGTCCTTTGCGTAGGGATTCATGCGCATTATATCGTAGACTCTTCCCGCATCCCGATAAGAGGTCATGCGCGTATGAACAAACATGTTTCGGTAGAGAGCCTCATAGGAGGGATAATGGTTCGAGAGAATCAGGACCTTCGACCGGGCGAGGAAGGAGGATCGCTCCGAAATCATCCCGCTCCCCCCGAAAATCACATCTTTCACGGTGGCGGTGCCGCTTCCCTTCGGGCGAAAGCCAATCTCGACGGAGACAGTCCCGTCGGGCAACGTCAGCAGCTCCCTACGGTTCAGCTTGGGAAAGAGGGGCTTGAGCTTCTGCTCGTCCTGATCATAGCAAACCAAAACGCAGATGAGATCCAGCGCCCCAAGGCCCCGGAACTGTACCGGAAGCTTCCCGTCCAGAAGCCAGGGGCCCACCTCTATACGGTGGGCGCGGTCGTAGAGATACTCGTGCTTCCCCTCCGGCAGCTTGCTCCGGATCACCAGTTTGCTCCCCTCCGTCTCATAGGTCACAGGGACATTTTCAGAGGGTTTGCTTTTCGCCAGGTCCGCGCCGGGGATCCGAAGGACATCCTCCGGCTCCCTGAGCGGCCGGATCGCCTCGGCGCACTGCGTGATCCTCTCCGCCGGGATGCCCCGGTCGGCCACAAAGAGATCCGCCGCTGCCGGGCAGTCACCCTCCGGCCAGTCCTCGCAATATTGGAAATAATCCGTGCCCATCAAACCGCTGCCTGTGATCTTCCAATCTCCTGAAAGCTCAGCAAGCGAAACATCCTGCCAGAATTTAACCATTATCAATGCTCTGCGGAACAATAATTCATCCGGCGCTTTGTAGGATGCGCCGTAATTTTGAAGAGAAGCGTCCGCCCCACAGAAATATTCAGATTTCCCGGCTGCGCGAAAACTGCCGTAAGTCCATGTCAGGGAGAGGTCCATAAGATAGTTGGGGCCGTACCAGTCGCTCCCCTCCCACCAGGCGGCCAGTCCGCCGCCGCAGATCTCCGACAGAGTTCTTCTGACATCTTCCTCGCCAAGGCAGACATACCGCTTCCTTTGCTCAGAAGAGGCCGCTCCCACGAAAACCAGCTGCGCATTCGGCAGCGTTTGTGATAAGAACATTTCTTCCAATCGGTTTGCCTGCTCAACTGTTCCCGCATTTGCCAAGACAGTCACAACCGGCAATGGCGGCAGCAAATTTTGCCGGAAGACCTTTTCTGCAATATAAGCCAGTCGGTTTCGATAGAGATGCTGAGACAATACTGCACGGAGCCCCAAAAGCCGGTACTTATCTCTCTCCCTTTCATTTTTGCAGTATTTGTTTAGATAAAGCTCCAGCGTTCCCTTGTCATCCGTGGAAATGGTAAGGTCTCCGAAGTAATTCTTGACCCCTCTGGAGAAATTGCCGACGACCACAGTGTTGGAGGCCAGAAGCTCAAAAACACGGCGGGCAAACATAGTCTGAGACTGTTGTATGGAATTCATGTTGACGCCGTAGCAGTACCCTTTGTATGCCTTGTCGATCTCGCCGGAGGGCAGGGAGCCGAGGATATACGGCTGATACATTTCCGGAAAGGCGTGCTCGGGCAGAGCATTGGGGTAATTTCGGTCGTAGATGTCCAGCCCGTTTCCCTCAAGGAAATGAGCGGCAAAGCTGTCAAACACACGCGTACGCTCCTGGTATCTGTGATAGTATGCACCAGCAAAGCAAAACTTATCCTTGCGCTCATATTTTTCTATTGGATTATGGATCGCCGGCTGAGCCGCAAAATGCAAATGATAGACCCGATCGTGGCCCAGTTCCGCCTTGTACCGGGCGATGCAGTCGATATCCGTTGTGAACACGACGTCAGCGTACCCTGCGGTGATCATGAAAGTATCTGTATATACCGGATCTTCTTTATTCCAGAAAACGATGGGAATACCGAGAGATCGTACATATGTGGTCAAAGAGAACAATTCCTCGCTGTAGCGGTCGATCTTCCGGTACCAGAGGCCGTCCTTCCCCTTCCAGGCGGATTCGATGAACAGAAGGTCGGGCTGAAAGCCGTCGATCTCCTCCCGCCAGCCCTGTGGCGTGAGCTCCATCAGGCTGCACTCCGGCCCATAGCTCTCCAGGGTAAACTGATCCATAATGGCGGCAATCTTCAGTTCTCTGATGGTCTGTGCATCCGTGTGGAACAAAGGCTGATTTGATTCCCCGGTCCGCGTTTGTCTGCATAGTTCCAGTAAGATTCGATGTGCATCCTCATATTCTTTATGATTGCCAAACTGCATGGAGATATCAACAGCTTCATTCTCCGAATTGACAGCGCTACTATGCGTCTTTAGTGAACCCGTTTTAAACTGCAGCGGATCCAGCAAATCCATCTTGGATATCCTATCCTGTTGCATCTGTATACTCTTGATAAAAGAGGACAGCATATTCTCCCCTTCCATATGCAGTACAAGGGGATAATATGGAATGGATCTGCTGCATCTGCGTTCTGAGACTCCGTCTTGACGAACATAATATGTAACAGCATAACTTCCAAAACCGGAGAGAGGATAACGCAATGACGGTACTTGGGTATACTCACGCTGCTTGTAGATATCTCTTTTGTCCTTCGTAACATAAAATGCAAACGTTGCACGGTGCTTTTTCGGTAGATTAGTGAATGTGAACACTAAATCCCCGTCCTCGATCTCAAGCTGATACTCCAGGGAATCAATTTGAATTTTCGGCGGCCGTTTGACGTCAAACCATTCAGACCTCCCGGTTTCTTTTGTATCTGAGTTCTTACTCTTAACAAAGCATCTGACGCAGTATTTCCCTTCTTCCTCAAAAGTGAAGTCGTATTCCGCGCCTCTCAAATAATGCTTTTTATGGATCGGCGCCTTAGTTCCGTTTCGATAAATATACCATGCAACGTAAGCGTCCTCTGGTATGGGTTCCCGAATCGCAAAGCGCCATGATAGACCCTCAATATGCATCACAAAAACATGATATATATTAGGCATAGATAGTCTCCTCCTTTAGGCTTCTTCTTATATGCTCCTAAAAAACCGGCATTCTACAAATGAATATAGCTGTTTCAATGAATTCTGCACTGCACGCCGCAGGCCATAATATGATACCGGCATTCCCATATCGCATGTGATAAACTTGACTTATCTGCTTTTGGATAACAACTTGTGTGTTGAGTCAGGCTTGCGACGCCTCACTCATTTTACCACACTGGAGGCTTCTTTTTCCCGCATACCCGACTCTCCTTTCTCCGATCTCCCCCAACATAGATGGGGGGTAAAATTATTAATTATTATAACACAAAATCTTGATTGATACAACTACTTTTGCCCTGCTTCGCAGCCAACTGAAGACTGGACCAATCGGATAAACAAACGAAATCTCCACAAAGTCAACCATACGCGCAAATCACATTCTAATAATTGATGGTTCCGGGTCAAGGCCATTCGGCGTAGTTCGCCAATAGTATTGACATAAAAAACAAATTAGACAAATATAGACGGTTTGGCACGTAATATCTGGTCTGGAAGCATTCATTCATACATATTATAATTGAGCAGCCCTGTGAAAAGTGACATACCGGCTCAGCTCCCAAGGCTCTTCGCCTGTGCCGCCATCATATCGCCGTGCTTTTTCTCGTCCTTTTGCATCTCGGACACATTGGGATAATCAAGGTGTGGCGCGTACATATCGAATCCTGCATATTCGACAGCCGAAATCTTTTCAAGCAGCGCCGAAAAACCTACTGCCTGCACGGCCATTTTTATGTTTGCCGCAGCCTCGTGATCTGGCTTTAATGCCTCTCTAGTTGTGTTTCTCAAAATGGCTGCATAGCGTCCCTCATCAGCCGCTGCCTCTAAAAACGCGGCCTTAAGCTCTGCGTCGTCGGTAAGTCCCGCAAGCGTCTGATATGTAAGTACGCCGTCAAGCTCACCCTGCTGAAATCTTAAGAATTTCTTTAATTCTTTCGACAGTTCTGCCATTTCAGCCATTCCTTTTTTGTTTTTCAAAATAATACAATTGCTTACAATAGTATCGTATCATGTTATTAAAGAAAACTCAATACATGTTTTTATTCTTCCTCGCCGCAAGATAAGACCTCATAATCCTCTTCTTCGACGGCGCGTCTGAGCGCGTCTTTGTCGATTTCGCCTTCGTATTCGATTCTTGCAATGTCATTCTTATGGTCGGCTTCTGCAGAAATAACGCCGTCAACGCCTAAAAGCGCGCGCACTACGCGCTTCTCGCAATGCTCGCACATCATGCCGTCAACGGTAAGCGCCATTCTCTTTACTGACGACGATCTCTTTTCTTCGGGAATATCGGGATGCGTTTCGCTGTCGTCTGCTGTTTTCTTCGTATGGACGGTATCGTCGCCGCTCTGCGCGCGGTAAGGCTTGAACAGATTGAGCCTCAGCGCATTCGACACGACGCAGAAGCTTGAAAGACTCATTGCCGCCGCCGCAAACATCGGATCTAAGCCTATCCCGAACGCCGCGATAAACGCGCCTGCCGCCACAGGTATTCCGATGACATTATATATAAACGCCCAGAAAAGATTCTCGCGTATATTGCGAAGCGCCGCTCGGCTCAAACGCACCGCCTCAGCCGCGTCCATGAGGCTGTTTTTCATAAGTACGATATCGGCGGCGTCTGCTGCAATATCCGCCCCTGCGCCTATCGCTATGCCGACGTCAGCCTCGGTAAGCGCGGGCGCATCGTTTATTCCGTCGCCAACCATAGCCACCTTGCCGCTCTCTTTAAGGCGGCGTATCGTATCAGCCTTGCCGTCGGGCAATACGCCCGCTATCACCTCGTCCACTCCGATTTCGTTCCCTATCGCCCTTGCCGTAAGCTCGTTGTCGCCAGTGAGCATAACGACGCGTATACCCATGCTCTTAAGCTCCTGCACAGCCATGCGGCTGTCATCCTTCACCACGTCTGCAACTGCGATTATTCCCACAGCCGCGCCGTCCTTTGAAAAAAGCATCGGCGTTTTGCCTTCCGAGGCAAGCGCGTCCGCGCGCTCTTTTAAGCCTTTCGGCACTCGCACAGTCTCATTCATGTATTTTAGGCTGCCTCCCGCAATCCTAGCGCCGTCAAGGCAGGCCGCAAGTCCGTTGCCTACAAGTGCCTCGAATTCGCTGACTTCGGGCATGGCGGCGTTTTTTTCATTCGCTTCGCGCATTATGGCTTTTGCAAGCGGATGCTCGCTTTTTACCTCAAGCGCCGCTGCAAGCGAAAGAAGCGTCTCTTTTGTGAAGCCTCCCGCCGGTATCATATCCGTCACAACAGGCTCTCCGCGCGTTACCGTGCCCGTTTTATCGAGAACGACTGTTTTCACGCGCCCCGCCTCCTCCAAAGAGACGGCCGTTTTGTATAGTATGCCGTTCTTCGCGCCGACGCCGCTTCCCACCATGATAGCTACCGGCGTGGCAAGTCCCAGCGCGCACGGGCAGCTTATAACCAGAACCGATATAGCGCGCTCGAGCGCGTATCCCGCGCTCTGGCCGACTAAAAGCCATACGACCAGGGTTACGAGCGCAATTCCGATAACGGCAGGAACAAATATACCCGACGCCTTATCGGCTGTCTTTGCTATCGGCGCTTTCGTTGCCGCCGCTTCGCTCATCATTTTTATTATCTGCGAAAGCGTCGTATCCTGCCCCACGCGCACGGCCTCGCAAGTTATAAATCCCGACTGATTTATCGTAGCCGCCGAAACGCTGTCTCCCTTCATTTTGTCAACGGGAATGCTCTCTCCGGTAAGCGCCGCTTCGTTCACGGCGCTTTGGCCGTCTGCTACTACGCCGTCCGCCGGTATGCTCTCGCCGGGACGCACAACGAAAATGTCTCCCGCTCTCACCTGTTCTGCGGGGATCAAAACTTCCCTGCCGTCACGTATCACGTTCGCCGTTTTTGGCGCTATCTTCATAAGACTTTTGAGCGCGTCGGTAGTTTTGCCCTTTGAACGCGCCTCAAGCATTTTGCCTAGCGTGATGAGCGTGAGTATCATTGCGGCCGACTCAAAGTAAAAATTCATCATATATTCTTCGGCAGCCGCCGCGTCTCCCGTGCTTACGGCCGCAGTCATGCAAAAAAGGATATACACGCTCCAAATAAACGAGGCCGACGCGCCAAGCGCAACGAGCGCGTCCATATTCGGCGCGCGGTTAATAATGCTTTTAAATCCGCTTATAAAGAATTTTTGGTTTATTACCATTACGACAACGGTAAAAAGAAGCTCAAAAAGACCCATTGCAAGGTGATTTGCGCTAAAGTCTGCGGGCAGAGGCCAGCCCCACATCATATGCCCCATCGAGACGTACATAAGCGGTACAAGAAAGCATATTGACGCGATAAGCCGCCTTTTAAGCGCCTCCGTCTCGCTGTCCCAAAGAGAAGGAGAAAAATTATCGGCCGCTGTTTTTTCTTCACTGCCTTTTATGCTTGCTCCGTATCCCGCCTTTTCTACGGCGGCAATTATGCTTTTCGAAGAAGCCGTGCCTTCAACGCCCATTGTATTCGTAAGCAGGCTTACGGCGCACGACTCTACGCCTTCGACCTTCATTACCGCTTTTTCAACTCTCGCGCTGCACGCCGCACAGCTCATGCCCGTTACGTTATACTGCTGCATTTTTTCACCTTCTGTCTGCGGAGATCCGTTTAACGCCTATATTATGCGTGATTTTAGCATAATAATGATATTACTTTAAGATTATATTGTCAAACCGATGCGCCGTTCTGCTTACACATTCGTTCTTCTTACAATATGTTCGAAAATTTTATTATTTGTAAAAAAATGCTTGACATATTAAATAGATTTGTCTATAATTTAATTGTATTCAATTGAATTATGATCATTTGAAAGGAGGCGCATGTATGACGATATACGATATTAAAGCAAAAAATGCAAAAGGCGAAGAAGTTTCACTTTCGGATTACAAAGGCAAGGTCCTGCTTATTGTCAATACTGCCACCGGCTGCGGCTTTACGCCTCAATACAAGGGGCTTGAAGAATTATATAAAAAGTACAACGCGCAAGGCTTTGAA is part of the Clostridia bacterium genome and harbors:
- a CDS encoding polysaccharide deacetylase family protein, whose translation is MRYYVLGRRGLLSACAAILVFSLLLANFPAAKSLVASAVAGRELPIYCVDTDEKKVAFTFDAAWGNEDTHALVEIFDKYDIPVTFFVTGGWAESYPESVKELHDAGHDIMNHSDTHGHMSKMSAEEITADVGECAGKIAAVTGVYPDLFRPPYGDYNDRLIKTMRENGYFSIQWDVDSLDWKDISPEEIKKRVLSKVGPGSIVLFHNGAKNTPEALPAIIEALKEQGYTFVKVSDLIMRDDYTIDHTGKQCLSGPGAETAQ
- a CDS encoding FkbM family methyltransferase yields the protein MEKKTVSLKNLLITGYEGDYILNTIERTQDFYEAYILSKWSPMLASPKCILDVGANLGNHTLFWAGFFPEARIISLEPFPDNYAFLKENVEQNKLSNVLPICAAAGEKPGFAHVTHFEVDNLGATTFQFSDSEEDGKTAEVKTLDSIAKQLKLREIDLVKIDTEGFEVSVLKGMTAILEKDRPVLWVECGGTSVSTVLEFLQARNYIPVDLESANLLFFPKEKAPESKLTLETLLSANLALVDRVNQYYKNYAVSKQWLAEKDEQLEALRKQLAGVTEKAEKNAENYETSKSWLTEKDRKLEMLTEQLAAARENAEQILARAEQYRSNYEAGKEWLAEKDKQLEALREQLAGVAEKAEKNAENYEKSKSWLAEKDRKLEALTEQLAAARDNAEQILARAEQYRSNYETGKEWLAAKDKQLESLREQLAKATEKAEKNAENYETCKEWLVAKDEQMESLREQLAKATEKAEKNAENYETCKEWLAAKNEQVEALRKQLARVTE
- a CDS encoding glycosyltransferase, coding for MPNIYHVFVMHIEGLSWRFAIREPIPEDAYVAWYIYRNGTKAPIHKKHYLRGAEYDFTFEEEGKYCVRCFVKSKNSDTKETGRSEWFDVKRPPKIQIDSLEYQLEIEDGDLVFTFTNLPKKHRATFAFYVTKDKRDIYKQREYTQVPSLRYPLSGFGSYAVTYYVRQDGVSERRCSRSIPYYPLVLHMEGENMLSSFIKSIQMQQDRISKMDLLDPLQFKTGSLKTHSSAVNSENEAVDISMQFGNHKEYEDAHRILLELCRQTRTGESNQPLFHTDAQTIRELKIAAIMDQFTLESYGPECSLMELTPQGWREEIDGFQPDLLFIESAWKGKDGLWYRKIDRYSEELFSLTTYVRSLGIPIVFWNKEDPVYTDTFMITAGYADVVFTTDIDCIARYKAELGHDRVYHLHFAAQPAIHNPIEKYERKDKFCFAGAYYHRYQERTRVFDSFAAHFLEGNGLDIYDRNYPNALPEHAFPEMYQPYILGSLPSGEIDKAYKGYCYGVNMNSIQQSQTMFARRVFELLASNTVVVGNFSRGVKNYFGDLTISTDDKGTLELYLNKYCKNERERDKYRLLGLRAVLSQHLYRNRLAYIAEKVFRQNLLPPLPVVTVLANAGTVEQANRLEEMFLSQTLPNAQLVFVGAASSEQRKRYVCLGEEDVRRTLSEICGGGLAAWWEGSDWYGPNYLMDLSLTWTYGSFRAAGKSEYFCGADASLQNYGASYKAPDELLFRRALIMVKFWQDVSLAELSGDWKITGSGLMGTDYFQYCEDWPEGDCPAAADLFVADRGIPAERITQCAEAIRPLREPEDVLRIPGADLAKSKPSENVPVTYETEGSKLVIRSKLPEGKHEYLYDRAHRIEVGPWLLDGKLPVQFRGLGALDLICVLVCYDQDEQKLKPLFPKLNRRELLTLPDGTVSVEIGFRPKGSGTATVKDVIFGGSGMISERSSFLARSKVLILSNHYPSYEALYRNMFVHTRMTSYRDAGRVYDIMRMNPYAKDGYREFEGINVIEGKAGELKGILDTGTIETVCVHFLDRDMWEVLKYYLDRIRLVIWSHGADIQPWWRRTFNYDSEEDLEKEKQISEKRVELWKEVFEAQKKTDAIHFVYVSHYFANEIAEDYKVRFEEKDYSVIHNLIDSSRFSYVPKDIEQRKRILTIKPFSSKKYANDLTTMAILELSKRDFFKNIEIDIYGQGSNFDTDNGPLKCFPNVHLHPVFLRQDEIASLHKTHGVYIATTRWDSHGVSRDEAMSSGLVPIANNCTAIPEFMDDTCGILVPPEDYMGVADAIERLYNDPALFQRLSAAAAERVRNQTSKEHTIAKEIALIEGQTEEG
- a CDS encoding rubrerythrin; translated protein: MAELSKELKKFLRFQQGELDGVLTYQTLAGLTDDAELKAAFLEAAADEGRYAAILRNTTREALKPDHEAAANIKMAVQAVGFSALLEKISAVEYAGFDMYAPHLDYPNVSEMQKDEKKHGDMMAAQAKSLGS
- a CDS encoding heavy metal translocating P-type ATPase — encoded protein: MQQYNVTGMSCAACSARVEKAVMKVEGVESCAVSLLTNTMGVEGTASSKSIIAAVEKAGYGASIKGSEEKTAADNFSPSLWDSETEALKRRLIASICFLVPLMYVSMGHMMWGWPLPADFSANHLAMGLFELLFTVVVMVINQKFFISGFKSIINRAPNMDALVALGASASFIWSVYILFCMTAAVSTGDAAAAEEYMMNFYFESAAMILTLITLGKMLEARSKGKTTDALKSLMKIAPKTANVIRDGREVLIPAEQVRAGDIFVVRPGESIPADGVVADGQSAVNEAALTGESIPVDKMKGDSVSAATINQSGFITCEAVRVGQDTTLSQIIKMMSEAAATKAPIAKTADKASGIFVPAVIGIALVTLVVWLLVGQSAGYALERAISVLVISCPCALGLATPVAIMVGSGVGAKNGILYKTAVSLEEAGRVKTVVLDKTGTVTRGEPVVTDMIPAGGFTKETLLSLAAALEVKSEHPLAKAIMREANEKNAAMPEVSEFEALVGNGLAACLDGARIAGGSLKYMNETVRVPKGLKERADALASEGKTPMLFSKDGAAVGIIAVADVVKDDSRMAVQELKSMGIRVVMLTGDNELTARAIGNEIGVDEVIAGVLPDGKADTIRRLKESGKVAMVGDGINDAPALTEADVGIAIGAGADIAADAADIVLMKNSLMDAAEAVRLSRAALRNIRENLFWAFIYNVIGIPVAAGAFIAAFGIGLDPMFAAAAMSLSSFCVVSNALRLNLFKPYRAQSGDDTVHTKKTADDSETHPDIPEEKRSSSVKRMALTVDGMMCEHCEKRVVRALLGVDGVISAEADHKNDIARIEYEGEIDKDALRRAVEEEDYEVLSCGEEE